Proteins from a single region of Hypanus sabinus isolate sHypSab1 chromosome 26, sHypSab1.hap1, whole genome shotgun sequence:
- the LOC132381449 gene encoding SERTA domain-containing protein 1-like isoform X2 — protein MAAVRITPGKGLKRKRGQEDAAPAAPLAFQCDSLLDLSLIKLHQSCAVAECNLRRSVLIANTLRRLQAERVTPPAAPQLQPPPQAAPKPEGTGPNCSPAPVDLGLLSGNDSSLSSAISSILQDLDCAPGLGLTREQASMEDDQLQTPRPGSPSSRPLDSIFATFEITESDAFLVDGSLDAIFEDIDTSMYDAQPALSTAAWELIKPTPAPGAAFPPCPLAKASCDRSSSWASSGRTDFADLESVMDLLVG, from the coding sequence GATTACCCCAGGAAAAGGGCTGAAACGGAAACGCGGCCAGGAAGATGCCGCCCCGGCCGCGCCGCTCGCCTTCCAGTGCGACTCGCTGTTGGACCTGTCGCTGATCAAGCTGCACCAGAGCTGCGCTGTGGCCGAGTGCAACTTGCGACGCTCCGTGCTGATCGCCAACACGCTGCGGCGCCTGCAGGCCGAGCGCGTGACGCCGCCGGCCGCCCCCCAGCTCCAGCCCCCGCCCCAGGCCGCTCCGAAGCCCGAGGGCACGGGCCCGAACTGCAGCCCAGCCCCGGTCGACCTGGGCCTCCTCTCGGGCAACGACTCCTCGCTCTCCTCCGCCATCTCTAGCATCCTGCAGGACCTGGACTGTGCCCCAGGCCTCGGCCTGACGCGGGAGCAGGCCTCCATGGAGGATGACCAACTGCAAACCCCCAGGCCTGGCTCACCCAGCTCCCGGCCTCTCGATTCCATTTTTGCCACCTTCGAGATCACCGAATCGGACGCCTTCCTGGTCGATGGCTCCCTGGACGCCATCTTTGAGGACATTGACACATCCATGTATGACGCCCAGCCGGCCCTTTCCACTGCGGCCTGGGAGCTGATCAAGCCAACGCCAGCGCCGGGGGCTGCCTTCCCTCCCTGCCCGCTGGCCAAGGCCTCCTGCGACCGTTCTTCCAGCTGGGCGTCCAGCGGGCGAACAGACTTTGCtgatctggagagtgtgatggatctGCTGGTCGGATGA